In Nitrospira sp., a single genomic region encodes these proteins:
- a CDS encoding glycosyltransferase family 9 protein — MIHPGALGDVLLALPAIGFLRRKFPGHEFLLCANDEIGELLRDCGVIDGWMSARGFRFGQLFGGSVEAGSEIWGWLRRCDLAVAWVGDEGGILEGVLRRYVQGNVTVCSPFSDVLSSAHQSDRFLEALGEASKEYSRPGALQLPHRLLELGRARFREAGIDPDREIILLHPGSGSPLKCAKPEILAEVIDSLRQEGWSLALLEGPADHIPVVEVMRLLKERVMIVRDLSLGSLAGVLAATDLLVGHDSGVSHLSASLGVETIALFGPTMTERWSPLGSHVTAVRADACRCRAWDAVSRCVERPCLGISPRTLLDICRQRLARRNPSKILTKRLVSEQVV, encoded by the coding sequence ATGATTCATCCCGGAGCCTTGGGGGACGTGCTGCTCGCCTTGCCTGCCATCGGCTTCCTCCGCAGAAAATTCCCCGGTCATGAATTCTTGCTCTGTGCCAACGATGAGATCGGGGAGTTGCTGAGAGATTGTGGTGTCATCGATGGATGGATGTCGGCACGGGGATTCCGCTTCGGCCAGTTGTTCGGCGGCTCCGTCGAGGCGGGAAGCGAGATCTGGGGTTGGTTGAGGAGATGCGATCTGGCCGTCGCCTGGGTCGGCGATGAAGGAGGGATCCTGGAAGGAGTTCTCAGGAGATACGTACAGGGAAACGTCACGGTCTGCTCGCCCTTTTCCGATGTACTGTCTTCGGCCCATCAGAGCGATCGATTTCTGGAAGCGTTGGGTGAAGCGTCGAAAGAGTATTCGCGGCCTGGTGCGCTGCAGTTACCTCACCGTCTCCTCGAACTTGGGCGCGCACGGTTTCGCGAGGCTGGCATAGATCCCGATCGAGAAATCATTCTGCTCCATCCCGGAAGCGGAAGTCCGTTGAAATGCGCCAAGCCGGAGATACTTGCCGAGGTGATTGACAGTCTGAGACAGGAGGGATGGAGCCTTGCCTTGCTGGAGGGACCGGCCGATCACATACCGGTCGTCGAAGTGATGCGCCTCCTGAAGGAACGAGTCATGATAGTGCGGGATCTGAGTCTGGGATCGCTCGCCGGTGTGCTGGCGGCGACCGATCTCCTCGTGGGACATGATTCCGGAGTCAGCCATCTGTCGGCATCGCTCGGAGTGGAAACTATAGCCCTCTTCGGTCCCACCATGACGGAACGATGGTCCCCCCTCGGGAGTCATGTGACCGCTGTGAGGGCCGATGCCTGTCGATGTCGTGCTTGGGACGCAGTCAGCCGCTGTGTCGAACGACCGTGTCTGGGCATCTCGCCGCGTACCCTATTGGATATCTGCCGGCAGCGGCTGGCTCGCCGCAACCCCTCGAAAATCCTCACGAAGCGCCTTGTCTCCGAACAGGTCGTGTGA
- a CDS encoding molybdenum cofactor guanylyltransferase, with product MITDVAGILLAGGISRRMGEDKRFIEIGTRTLLERSLDILRSVFQDVMIVIAQDSPELRSIVPVARDLVADCGSLGGLYTGLRHARTSRVFVVACDMPFFNQETVRYFVDLKSEADIVMANLHNGRHPMHALYGRRCLPVMESMMAARNLRIHRLLEHPELKPHTVTSEDLKLIDPDGRAFLNINTPADLELARSIFAADRLRNRPGQP from the coding sequence ATGATCACCGATGTCGCTGGTATCCTGCTCGCCGGCGGAATAAGCCGGAGAATGGGAGAAGACAAGCGGTTTATCGAGATCGGTACACGCACCCTGCTGGAGCGAAGCCTCGACATCCTCCGTTCGGTCTTTCAGGACGTCATGATCGTGATTGCGCAAGACAGTCCCGAGCTTCGGTCCATCGTTCCAGTCGCCCGTGATCTCGTGGCTGATTGCGGGAGTCTCGGGGGACTTTACACGGGATTGAGACATGCCCGAACGAGCCGGGTTTTCGTGGTCGCTTGCGACATGCCCTTTTTTAATCAGGAGACCGTCCGATACTTTGTCGATCTCAAGAGCGAGGCGGACATCGTGATGGCGAATCTGCACAATGGGCGGCATCCCATGCACGCGCTGTACGGGCGGCGGTGCCTGCCGGTCATGGAATCCATGATGGCAGCGAGAAACCTGCGGATTCACAGACTGCTCGAACATCCCGAGCTGAAACCCCATACAGTCACCTCGGAGGACTTGAAGTTGATCGACCCCGACGGGCGAGCGTTCCTAAACATCAACACGCCGGCCGATCTTGAATTGGCCAGGTCGATCTTCGCGGCCGACCGACTTCGGAATCGTCCTGGCCAACCGTGA
- a CDS encoding cytochrome c, with protein sequence MKALMSVGALVGVIGLLLLVGMIFDVVPSNTVRLVEGYMPMQMITELAIFVGSFAGLSYMLSAMGMGIPRFWQGIAFWAFILLYLKFRVYPPIPFSVRAMYGTVSLVAVFMWMSSNEEDWKKFKQPIMNVMDAQTGMNKLLRYAYLILLPILIGGFSYNAMVPKSEEPIELRTVHPAPPASTKVHGKTYVLQTSQNPYRVNPEGKYDQEYTNANIVEQGMGRLMKPNANPWDQNAQGYLKYVREGGEIFFQNCHFCHGDNLNGRGLHAFAFNPIPANFTDPGTIAQLQETFIFWRVSKGGIGLPNEGFPWASVMPPWEQHLTVDEIWKVILFEYWHTGYYPRTWD encoded by the coding sequence ATGAAAGCTTTGATGTCCGTCGGTGCGCTGGTTGGGGTCATCGGACTCCTCCTGCTGGTCGGGATGATTTTCGACGTCGTCCCGTCGAACACCGTGCGCTTGGTTGAGGGCTATATGCCCATGCAGATGATCACGGAGTTGGCGATCTTCGTGGGCAGCTTCGCGGGACTCAGTTATATGCTCAGTGCGATGGGGATGGGCATCCCGCGGTTCTGGCAGGGAATCGCCTTCTGGGCGTTTATTTTGCTGTATCTGAAGTTCCGAGTCTATCCGCCCATTCCGTTCAGCGTGAGGGCCATGTACGGGACCGTGTCGCTCGTGGCGGTGTTCATGTGGATGTCGTCGAACGAGGAGGACTGGAAGAAATTCAAACAGCCGATCATGAACGTGATGGATGCGCAGACGGGTATGAACAAGCTGTTGCGCTATGCCTATCTGATTCTGTTGCCGATCCTGATAGGCGGATTTTCCTACAATGCCATGGTGCCAAAATCCGAAGAGCCGATCGAGCTTCGGACTGTGCATCCGGCTCCTCCGGCCAGCACCAAGGTGCACGGGAAGACGTATGTACTGCAGACCTCTCAGAATCCCTACCGAGTGAATCCTGAAGGCAAGTACGATCAGGAATATACCAATGCCAACATCGTGGAACAGGGTATGGGCCGGCTCATGAAGCCGAACGCCAATCCTTGGGACCAGAACGCGCAAGGCTACCTCAAGTATGTCCGCGAGGGTGGAGAAATCTTCTTCCAAAATTGTCACTTCTGTCACGGGGATAATCTGAACGGCCGCGGGCTTCATGCCTTTGCCTTCAACCCAATTCCGGCCAATTTCACAGATCCGGGCACCATTGCCCAGCTCCAGGAGACCTTCATTTTCTGGCGTGTATCAAAAGGCGGAATCGGGTTGCCGAACGAAGGCTTCCCCTGGGCATCCGTCATGCCGCCCTGGGAGCAGCACCTGACCGTCGACGAAATTTGGAAGGTCATTCTCTTCGAATATTGGCATACCGGTTACTATCCCCGTACGTGGGACTAA
- a CDS encoding c-type cytochrome, translated as MRKSASQKLGVAAAAAFGIILTSGQIGIPVVGAEGLPEGFKKGDLAPEPSAEMIEAGKRVYFTKCVWCHGVDGAGDGPGADRLWPRPRNFNQGTFKIRHTASGELPLFDAKKPIAGQNDLFETVTHGLPGSAMPSWEGILTEEQRLQVLSFVTTQLVKDRKFTDKQSETQTILQLTELKAKPANAESVKRGSELVVERKCIECHGTEGRGDGNAFNLKDDWGFSIQPADWHKCWNFRGSRQDPYNVKNIFRTFSTGVNGTPMPSFADNTTVDERWDIANFVNSLCERDAEGNPLPIDPLTDKPKINFVVPANLVEGEIPADLENEAWQKAPRRYVAMGGQITHKPRNFVNRIDDIWVRALYNDKSLVYLLEWDDRTKSVAEGKLPWAPTQVNIDVKEQDPKTGEEGSIAANQNNYKVYNDAIAIEHPVKWKELPAPIKPRYLFGTNDQFPVDIVKWEADGSIRAFKGTGWDKDFEERDTYEESLKVLKAEWKNGRWYVMIQRPLGNKKDQDYDEDTFFEVGQYVPTVFFAWDGHNGDAGRKMAVSAFFYTFLNPPIPRETYIYPAVIAFGIVLLEGWVMTRRANKRKGKTL; from the coding sequence ATGAGAAAGAGTGCAAGTCAGAAGCTAGGAGTGGCTGCCGCTGCCGCCTTCGGCATCATCCTGACTTCCGGGCAGATCGGCATTCCGGTAGTCGGGGCCGAAGGGCTACCGGAGGGATTCAAGAAGGGGGACCTCGCCCCAGAACCCTCCGCCGAGATGATCGAAGCGGGAAAGCGGGTCTACTTTACAAAGTGTGTGTGGTGTCACGGAGTCGATGGAGCGGGTGATGGCCCTGGTGCAGACCGTCTGTGGCCTCGTCCTCGCAATTTCAATCAAGGCACCTTTAAGATTCGTCACACGGCGAGCGGCGAGCTCCCCTTGTTCGACGCAAAGAAGCCCATAGCAGGTCAAAACGATTTGTTTGAGACCGTCACGCACGGCCTCCCCGGTTCGGCCATGCCCTCGTGGGAAGGTATCCTCACCGAGGAACAGCGACTTCAGGTGCTCTCCTTCGTCACAACTCAACTCGTAAAGGATCGGAAGTTCACGGACAAACAGTCGGAGACGCAGACGATCCTACAGCTCACTGAGCTGAAGGCCAAACCGGCGAACGCAGAGAGCGTGAAGCGTGGCTCCGAGCTGGTTGTCGAAAGGAAGTGCATTGAATGTCACGGAACGGAAGGACGAGGTGACGGAAACGCGTTCAATCTGAAAGACGACTGGGGCTTTTCCATTCAGCCTGCGGACTGGCACAAGTGTTGGAACTTCCGCGGCAGCCGGCAGGATCCCTACAACGTGAAGAACATTTTCCGAACTTTCTCTACCGGAGTGAACGGGACTCCGATGCCGTCATTCGCGGATAACACCACGGTCGATGAGCGGTGGGACATTGCGAATTTTGTGAATTCGTTATGTGAGCGGGATGCCGAAGGCAATCCGCTCCCGATCGATCCTCTGACCGACAAGCCGAAGATCAATTTCGTTGTGCCTGCTAATCTCGTCGAAGGGGAGATTCCGGCCGATCTTGAGAATGAAGCGTGGCAGAAGGCCCCTCGCCGGTATGTCGCGATGGGTGGACAGATCACCCACAAGCCTCGGAACTTCGTCAATCGGATCGACGATATTTGGGTGCGGGCTCTGTACAACGATAAGTCACTCGTGTATTTGCTGGAGTGGGACGATCGGACCAAGAGCGTTGCGGAAGGCAAGCTGCCTTGGGCTCCCACGCAGGTGAACATCGATGTTAAGGAGCAGGATCCCAAAACTGGTGAGGAAGGGTCTATTGCAGCCAATCAGAATAACTACAAAGTGTACAACGATGCCATCGCGATTGAGCATCCGGTGAAGTGGAAGGAGCTGCCAGCTCCGATCAAGCCGCGCTACCTGTTCGGGACGAACGACCAGTTCCCGGTCGATATCGTCAAGTGGGAAGCGGATGGGTCTATCCGAGCGTTCAAGGGAACGGGGTGGGACAAGGATTTTGAAGAGCGCGATACCTATGAGGAAAGTCTTAAGGTCCTCAAGGCTGAGTGGAAAAATGGTCGGTGGTACGTCATGATCCAACGTCCCCTGGGTAATAAGAAGGATCAGGACTACGATGAGGATACGTTCTTTGAGGTCGGCCAATATGTTCCCACGGTGTTTTTTGCCTGGGACGGACACAATGGGGATGCAGGACGTAAGATGGCCGTCTCGGCTTTCTTCTATACGTTCCTGAATCCTCCGATTCCGCGAGAGACCTATATCTATCCAGCCGTTATTGCGTTTGGAATCGTACTGCTGGAAGGGTGGGTGATGACGCGGCGGGCAAACAAGAGGAAAGGGAAGACCCTCTAA